The Aedes aegypti strain LVP_AGWG chromosome 3, AaegL5.0 Primary Assembly, whole genome shotgun sequence genome contains a region encoding:
- the LOC110678243 gene encoding histone H1-like, whose amino-acid sequence MSEVATEAAAAAPAASPAKTKKPRAPKGQGKPKKPSTHPPVNDMVVAAIKTLKERNGSSLQAIKKYIAANYKCDVAKLAPFLKKALKNGVEKGKFVQTKGTGASGSFKLKAEAKKAASEKKPKKAGEKKAKKATGEKKKATKKPAGEKKAKKPAGEKKAKKPAAAKKAKAAGAKAAKKAGGVKKAAAPKQKATKPSKTAAKKPKTPKPKKAAPAKKAAAKKTAAKK is encoded by the coding sequence ATGTCTGAAGTTGCCACTGAAGCCGCTGCCGCAGCCCCGGCTGCCTCGCCAGCCAAGACCAAGAAGCCAAGGGCCCCCAAGGGACAGGGCAAGCCGAAGAAGCCGTCGACCCACCCCCCAGTCAACGACATGGTTGTTGCTGCCATCAAAACCTTGAAGGAACGCAACGGATCGTCCCTGCAGGCCATCAAGAAGTACATCGCCGCCAACTACAAATGCGATGTCGCCAAGCTTGCCCCATTCCTCAAGAAGGCCTTGAAGAATGGCGTCGAGAAGGGCAAGTTCGTCCAAACCAAGGGCACCGGCGCTTCCGGTTCGTTCAAGCTGAAGGCTGAAGCTAAGAAGGCCGCCAGTGAGAAGAAACCGAAGAAGGCCGGCGAGAAGAAGGCCAAGAAGGCTACCGGAGAGAAGAAGAAGGCCACCAAGAAACCAGCTGGGGAGAAGAAGGCCAAGAAGCCAGCCGGCGAGAAGAAAGCCAAGAAGCCGGCTGCAGCCAAGAAAGCCAAAGCTGCTGGTGCCAAGGCTGCCAAAAAGGCCGGTGGTGTGAAGAAGGCTGCTGCTCCGAAGCAGAAGGCCACCAAACCTTCCAAGACCGCCGCCAAGAAGCCCAAGACCCCAAAACCGAAGAAGGCTGCCCCAGCCAAGAAAGCTGCCGCGAAGAAGACCGCTGCCAAGAAGTAA